Proteins found in one Magnetofaba australis IT-1 genomic segment:
- a CDS encoding HlyD family efflux transporter periplasmic adaptor subunit, translated as MDSRISWEKLRALRRFGGAPGGFWPIYLARLGESCAARVGAILLPDARNNPPWRVLSMWPGGVDAIDRFPDAAARMERVAQAALQSGFAQEERGEAGLMMAARLEWWDGDETQPPVTAAATLLVNAPDDATLQAARRRLYMAVDVPALYLSQWRGQQQAQSAQRLEEALGLTARILACDDFQQAAMTLCNELAARFDAERVALGWRDKQSMRLHAISHRDGFQPGALAVKGLERAMDEALDQSVEVRFPPVEGDDVLTHDHAEYAHAQHVAHMLTLPLGQDPAWLGAITAERAARPFDEEESRLFALLAELTTARLQELAQRELWLGERAKLALRRMLAPWLGPQRTLSKLLLLLLVALVALLALARAPYRVEADFTLRADNLRILPAPFDGYIDAAYVRLGDVVTAGQLLATLDRKGLQLEQTAALAQVAQREREMEKAKARAAMADLRIAQAQWRQAEAKLEKIRYLLDEARIVAPFDGVVVAGELHKQLGAPVREGETLLKVAALESLHAELAVNERDIHELALEQSGELAFLGRPQDPLPLRIARIDPVARVRDGANVFGARAELTGVAASGAAASWKRPGMTGAARITVGQRSLLWILTHRTVEYLRLALWW; from the coding sequence ATGGATAGTCGAATCTCCTGGGAGAAGTTGCGCGCTCTGCGCCGATTTGGCGGAGCGCCGGGCGGCTTTTGGCCCATCTACCTGGCGCGCCTCGGTGAGTCGTGCGCGGCGCGGGTGGGCGCGATTCTGCTGCCCGATGCGCGCAATAATCCGCCTTGGCGCGTCCTCAGCATGTGGCCGGGTGGGGTGGACGCCATCGACCGCTTTCCCGACGCTGCAGCGCGTATGGAGCGGGTGGCGCAGGCGGCGCTGCAGAGCGGTTTTGCCCAGGAGGAGCGCGGCGAGGCGGGGCTGATGATGGCGGCGCGTCTGGAGTGGTGGGACGGCGATGAGACGCAGCCGCCGGTGACCGCTGCGGCGACGCTGCTGGTCAATGCGCCCGATGACGCCACCCTGCAGGCGGCGCGCAGACGTCTCTACATGGCGGTGGACGTGCCGGCCCTCTATTTGAGCCAGTGGCGCGGCCAGCAGCAGGCGCAATCGGCGCAGCGGCTGGAGGAGGCGCTGGGGCTCACCGCGCGCATTCTGGCCTGTGACGACTTCCAACAAGCGGCCATGACCCTGTGCAATGAGCTGGCGGCGCGGTTTGACGCCGAACGGGTGGCGCTGGGCTGGCGCGACAAACAGTCGATGCGGCTGCACGCCATCAGTCATCGTGACGGCTTTCAACCCGGCGCGTTGGCGGTCAAGGGGCTGGAGCGCGCCATGGATGAGGCGCTGGATCAAAGCGTTGAGGTGCGCTTTCCGCCAGTCGAAGGCGACGACGTTCTCACCCACGACCACGCTGAATACGCCCACGCGCAGCATGTGGCGCATATGCTGACGCTGCCCTTGGGGCAGGACCCCGCGTGGCTGGGCGCCATCACCGCCGAGCGCGCCGCGCGTCCGTTTGACGAAGAGGAGTCGCGCCTGTTCGCCCTGCTGGCGGAGTTGACTACGGCGCGGTTGCAGGAGTTGGCGCAGCGGGAGTTGTGGCTTGGGGAGCGCGCCAAGTTGGCGCTGCGGCGCATGCTGGCGCCGTGGCTGGGGCCGCAACGAACCCTGAGCAAGCTGCTTCTGCTGCTGTTGGTCGCGCTTGTGGCGCTGCTGGCGCTGGCGCGCGCGCCCTATCGGGTGGAGGCGGATTTCACTCTGCGCGCGGACAATCTGCGCATTCTGCCCGCGCCGTTCGACGGCTATATCGACGCCGCCTACGTGCGCTTGGGCGATGTGGTGACGGCGGGGCAGCTGCTGGCCACGCTGGATCGCAAGGGGCTGCAACTGGAGCAGACCGCCGCCTTGGCGCAGGTGGCGCAGCGCGAGCGGGAGATGGAGAAGGCCAAGGCGCGCGCAGCCATGGCCGACCTGCGCATCGCTCAGGCGCAGTGGCGGCAGGCCGAGGCCAAATTGGAGAAGATCCGCTATCTGCTGGACGAGGCGCGCATCGTCGCCCCCTTCGACGGCGTGGTGGTGGCTGGCGAGTTGCACAAACAGTTGGGCGCGCCGGTGCGCGAGGGGGAGACGCTGCTCAAGGTGGCGGCGCTGGAGTCGCTGCACGCCGAGTTGGCGGTCAATGAGCGCGACATCCACGAATTGGCGCTGGAGCAGAGCGGGGAGCTGGCGTTTCTGGGGCGGCCGCAGGATCCGCTGCCGCTGCGCATCGCCCGCATCGACCCGGTGGCGCGGGTGCGCGATGGGGCCAATGTGTTCGGCGCGCGGGCGGAGTTGACCGGCGTGGCCGCCAGCGGCGCGGCGGCGAGCTGGAAGCGCCCCGGCATGACCGGCGCGGCGCGCATCACCGTGGGGCAACGCTCGCTGTTGTGGATTCTCACCCACCGCACGGTGGAGTATCTGCGCCTGGCGCTGTGGTGGTGA